The genomic DNA AATCAGGTACATTCGGGTTCATCGTgattccctctctctctctcgcgcgcttCCGTTTCCGGGTTCTGTGAGCTTTCTTCACTATCGATTTGTTCTGCTTCCGGTGGTTGTAAGTACACTTTTGTGCGGCTATCGATCACCGTCGCGCTCGCTCCCGCTCTCGTTAGGATTCGTCCGTCATCATCAGCTGCTCCAGATCGTCCCGGTTGTAGAGCTTGATCTTCAGGAATCCTGGGTTCAGCTCGGTGTATCTGGAGGAATGTTAGATTAGCATAAGTACGGTTCATGTTGGGTTTGTCTGGAGACTGACACGAAGGCTTATTTAGCTCTTGATGAAAACTAAAGCTCACAAGATTGACCAGATGACACGGTAGACCTCGAATGGCATCAATTACCGCTTACTCACCTGATGTTCTTCGTTCGAAGCATTGCTTTGCAGCGCTGCTTGATGATCGGTTTACCATCGGCCGAATGCAACCCACGGCCCGTGATGATGTACAGCGTCTTGAAGCGCTGCTGCGAGTTGAGCAGCTTCGAGGCATGCTCGGCGAGGAACAGCTCCAAGCACCGCAACGCTTCCTGCGAGTGGAGATAGTGCAGATCCAGCACGGCGTCATTGTTAAGCTTCAGCTTGTGCACCTCCATGATGCAGTTCGAGGCGCGGCTATTGTACATGTCGATCTTGGTCCGATGCAGGCGCGCAATCTGCGAGTAGTAGTCGGCCAGCCCGGGCACATTGCGCTGGATCGCTTGGCGCGATCTTTCGTGACATTCGTTCTTCAGGTCGAGATGATGTTGGGCCAGATTGCGACATTCCTCCGCCTTGATGAGATGGAAGTTGATCGCCTCCTCGCCGGACAGGCTCGATCCGGTCGGGGACGGCGACACGAAGGTGGGCGAGCTGAAGAGATCGAGCAGCTTTTGCTTCTCGTGTTCGGCCCGCTGCTTGAGCAGCTCCTCCTTCTCGAGCATCTGCTGCCGGACGGTGTCGGGGATGGAGGCGTTCAGCACCTGCACCGTCTCGTCGAAgcgattgttgtgtgcggcCAGTATCTGCACCAAATCGTCCCCGTTCACGTGCGGAAACATTTGCTTCAGCTTCTGCTGTGACATTTGCTGGGCCAGATCGGGCGGGCCCGCCTTCTGCCAGGTGGCGTTCGTTTCCTTCTGGTAGGCGGCGAGCGCTTCCTCCATCTCCATGATGTCCTTGAGGTTGGGCACGCCGGACGGATTGGGCGGTTTGAACATGGCGGGATACTTTTCCTCCGTCTGCATCAACTGCGCCATACGGGCGTCCTCCCGTAAGCTGTGCAGCTTCTCCTCCTCGGTGTAGCTGTAGAGCGAGTCGAGGAACAGCAGGTACAACTGTTCCGCCATTTCCGTGGCCATAAATACGCGCGTACGGTCGGCCTGTAGGTCGTCCAGCTCGAGCGATTTGGGACAGTGCTTTTCCTTGAAGATGGTGTGCAGCTGCTGCACCAGCTCGGTCCCAAGCTGCAGCTCCACCACCTCGCTGTCCGTTGCCTTCTCGGTGGCTTCCAAATCGAGCATCTCGCCGGGCGGCGATTCATCGGATGCGGTGACGATCTTTCTGGCGAGACGCAGCTTTCGAATCGGTTCGGAAAAGTGTTCATTCCCAACCACGCACCGGGCCTCAATTTCTCGCTTGATTGCCTGTGCCGTTTCACGCTGTCCCTGGCCACGGCGGTTCGTATCCCGCGGTGACTGATATCCGGATGAGCCGGTAGACACGAAGCTGCTGGCTTGTGGGCCCTGGTCTGTTTCGGCGCTCACCTTAAGCAAAGTGGTGGCAGTAGTCGGGGGAGCAACAGGCTTTGCTATCTGCTCGTTGCAGTTACAGTCCAGCAAGTTCCACTTGAACGTGGTGTCAGTTAGGGCATCAACCGTCGTGCTTTCAACGGTTTCCGCTCCCACGTTACGCTGCGGCTGTTGCGACGCGTCGAAGGAGTTTTCAAAGTTTTCCAACTTTTGTTCCTCGAGCAGTATGTTCGCAACCCAATCGCCATCGCCGCTGCACTTTTCGAACAGATCCCACAGATAGGATTCCGGCACCTTCGGGTAGAGGTTACAGATCTCCGAAAAGCTCGTATTCTCGTTCGGACAGCCGCGTTTGTGCTTCACCAGCGCAATTCGTTTGCTGTCTGTTTTTTTCGACTGCTTTTCCTTGCTCGCTGGTGGGGGAGGCTTTTGCGAGGCGGGCTCTGGAAACTTCGTCGGCAGCTTGGTCGGTTCCTTGacgctcgacagcagaaacgCGGCAATCGGTTCGTGGTGCGGATTTGTCGTTCGCTGTGGTTGCGCTTCCAGTGCCAGCACGTCCAGCGTTGAAgcttgtttcttttgcttttgttcggACGCCGTTTTGCCCCAGAACTGATTGCTTTCCGTGTCGTACGGTTTCCAGTTGGTGTCCGACTTACGCCAATCGTCGGTAAAATCCCAGGAAAAATCATCTTCGTCAAACGTATTGCACTGTCCGCCCGTTGCGCCGAGATCGGTTTCGTCGTCGGTCGGTTGTTTCTGGTGCCGGGAGCTGGCCCCTTTGACCGGTGTGCCGATTTTCTGCAGGTCGCGTGGCGGTTTGGGTGGCGGTATAGCCGACAGGTCGGTCAATCGGCCGTTGGGCAGCTGTTTCGGATTGTCTTTCGTTGCTTTCGTCATTTCGGTCCATGGTTCGGCCCACTTTGTTGGGGCCAGCGATACGGCGGCGTTTGCCGACGGTTCCGCCGGAACTAGCGGTTTCGTTTCGCCCCGGATCACACAATCGCTCGGCAGGATGGGATAGTGGCGCATCTTGACTGGAATGTAAAGGGCATGCTCGAGCTTACACAACCGATACAGCTCCTGCACATTCGTGAGCTTCTCGAAGTTTTGCAA from Anopheles stephensi strain Indian chromosome 2, UCI_ANSTEP_V1.0, whole genome shotgun sequence includes the following:
- the LOC118505323 gene encoding uncharacterized protein LOC118505323, producing the protein MSRDEILAHLTEMFGDHIEQQRIIATIERYDDLNACVEALLKDEEQIASFPELSSTADKLPSQAFHTASASDSVAGPDRSTGATRKLVNAAKTDTAAEMTSTSFASLLQKGSFPVQFQQPPPAPSNSTTGQRPRSAGKHKPTEQPANFQNILDMVAQGYRVMVLMRGAPGSGKSYLSRTLIDRTSGGDYRNHIFSADDYFMVNGVYKFQPDALDAAHRFNQQNVLSKARDGWSPIVIDNTNIRLWEMYPYVQIAADHGYFLEVLEPTTHWRNNSRSLAIRNTHGVPEPKIRSMLQNFEKLTNVQELYRLCKLEHALYIPVKMRHYPILPSDCVIRGETKPLVPAEPSANAAVSLAPTKWAEPWTEMTKATKDNPKQLPNGRLTDLSAIPPPKPPRDLQKIGTPVKGASSRHQKQPTDDETDLGATGGQCNTFDEDDFSWDFTDDWRKSDTNWKPYDTESNQFWGKTASEQKQKKQASTLDVLALEAQPQRTTNPHHEPIAAFLLSSVKEPTKLPTKFPEPASQKPPPPASKEKQSKKTDSKRIALVKHKRGCPNENTSFSEICNLYPKVPESYLWDLFEKCSGDGDWVANILLEEQKLENFENSFDASQQPQRNVGAETVESTTVDALTDTTFKWNLLDCNCNEQIAKPVAPPTTATTLLKVSAETDQGPQASSFVSTGSSGYQSPRDTNRRGQGQRETAQAIKREIEARCVVGNEHFSEPIRKLRLARKIVTASDESPPGEMLDLEATEKATDSEVVELQLGTELVQQLHTIFKEKHCPKSLELDDLQADRTRVFMATEMAEQLYLLFLDSLYSYTEEEKLHSLREDARMAQLMQTEEKYPAMFKPPNPSGVPNLKDIMEMEEALAAYQKETNATWQKAGPPDLAQQMSQQKLKQMFPHVNGDDLVQILAAHNNRFDETVQVLNASIPDTVRQQMLEKEELLKQRAEHEKQKLLDLFSSPTFVSPSPTGSSLSGEEAINFHLIKAEECRNLAQHHLDLKNECHERSRQAIQRNVPGLADYYSQIARLHRTKIDMYNSRASNCIMEVHKLKLNNDAVLDLHYLHSQEALRCLELFLAEHASKLLNSQQRFKTLYIITGRGLHSADGKPIIKQRCKAMLRTKNIRYTELNPGFLKIKLYNRDDLEQLMMTDES